GGACGAGCCGGGGAAGGTCGGGGAATTCGTCGCCCTCCTGGGGCAGCGGTCCCGGGGACTGCTCGGCGCGGCCCTGCAGGATGTCCCCGAACCGGGCCTCCAGCGCCGCGAGCGCCTCGGTGGTCAGCGGACGCCGCAGGCGGAGGACGAGTTGCTCCCCGACCCACCGCTGGGAATGGAACACTCTGTAGAAATCCAGGATTTCCCGCGCGGCAACGTTCGAGTCATCGGTCAGGCTGAACAGCTGGAGATCGTCGGGCGCGATGAGCCCCCGGTTCAGCATCTCCTGGCTGATGAAAGCTTCCCACGTCTTCCAGAACTGCCCCCCGGGCTCGTCGAGCAGCACCACCGGGATCAGCGGGGCCTTGCCCGTCTGCATCAGCGTCAGGACCTCGAAGGCCTCGTCGGAGGTTCCGAAGCCGCCCGGGAAGAGGCACACCGCGTCGGCCTCCTTCAGGAAGAACAGCTTGCGGATGAAGAAGTACTTGAAGTTGATGAGCTTCGGATCGGCCGCGATGACGGGGTTCGCCTCCTGCTCCCACGGCAGACGGATGTTGAGGCCGAAGCTCCGCTCCCGGCCCGCACCGTGTTGGGCAGCCGACATCACGCCATCACCGGCGCCGGTGATCACCATCCACCCGGCCTCCACCATGCGGGCGCCGAAGGCGCGGGCCTGGATCGAGATCGAGTCATCCGTCGGGGTTCGGGCCGACCCGAAGACGGTGACCTTGGGGATCCCCCGATACGGGGCGAACACCTTGAACCCGTAGCGGATCTCCTTCAGGGCCGCACTCGCGATCTTCAAGTCACCCACGTCGGCCCCGTCCTCGAACATCTTGAGGACGGTCGTCAGCATCTCGGCGTGGTAGCGCCACGTCTCCGGTGGCACCGTGAGGGTCCTGAGGAGT
This portion of the Candidatus Rokuibacteriota bacterium genome encodes:
- a CDS encoding LOG family protein, coding for MANERRYQLQSEEANRRVEELLRTLTVPPETWRYHAEMLTTVLKMFEDGADVGDLKIASAALKEIRYGFKVFAPYRGIPKVTVFGSARTPTDDSISIQARAFGARMVEAGWMVITGAGDGVMSAAQHGAGRERSFGLNIRLPWEQEANPVIAADPKLINFKYFFIRKLFFLKEADAVCLFPGGFGTSDEAFEVLTLMQTGKAPLIPVVLLDEPGGQFWKTWEAFISQEMLNRGLIAPDDLQLFSLTDDSNVAAREILDFYRVFHSQRWVGEQLVLRLRRPLTTEALAALEARFGDILQGRAEQSPGPLPQEGDEFPDLPRLVLPPVRTNYGRLRLLIDAVNQD